The following coding sequences are from one Sphingobium sp. V4 window:
- a CDS encoding AtzG-like protein: MARPTLTSLRIDPFLLWLVFMVGGASLFPVTGQAAAWLDILADLAVALLFFLHGAKLSRAAIIQGAGNWRLHLLVLCSTYMLFPVAGIALATLMDEWTDPVLLSGVLYLTLLPSTVQSSIAFTAMAGGNVAAAVCSASLSNLVGIVLTPLLATAILHVGRSGDVSALHSVQSIALQLLAPFAAGHLLRPLIGGWIDQRRTLLLPVDRGAILLVVYSAFSAAVTGGIWTKVGAWDLLLLLALSALLLAVVMGVNMGATRLLRLPREDAIVLFFCGSKKSLVSGVPMAGALFPAAQVGLLILPLMIFHQLQLFLCAALAARFRRQGDAAAAARPAAASRVPRSEADIQRASAAIGLPINAESMPGVVANMALLDRHADTLLGLREEVKP; the protein is encoded by the coding sequence ATGGCGCGGCCGACCCTAACGTCCTTGCGGATAGACCCTTTCCTGCTTTGGCTGGTCTTCATGGTCGGAGGCGCGTCGCTCTTTCCAGTGACGGGCCAGGCTGCGGCATGGCTCGACATTCTTGCGGACCTGGCCGTCGCGCTTCTGTTTTTCCTCCACGGCGCCAAATTGTCGCGCGCCGCCATCATCCAGGGGGCAGGCAACTGGCGGCTGCACCTGCTGGTTCTTTGCTCCACCTACATGCTGTTTCCTGTAGCCGGAATCGCGCTCGCCACGCTGATGGACGAGTGGACAGACCCGGTGCTGCTGTCGGGCGTCCTCTACCTGACCCTCCTGCCATCGACCGTTCAATCATCGATCGCCTTCACGGCAATGGCGGGCGGGAATGTGGCCGCAGCGGTTTGCAGCGCGTCGCTTTCCAATCTGGTCGGCATCGTCCTCACGCCGCTGCTGGCAACCGCCATCCTGCATGTGGGCCGCAGCGGCGACGTGTCGGCCCTCCATTCGGTCCAGAGCATCGCCTTGCAATTGCTGGCCCCCTTTGCCGCGGGCCATCTGCTGCGTCCGCTGATCGGCGGCTGGATCGACCAGCGCAGGACCCTGCTGCTGCCGGTCGATCGGGGCGCCATTCTGCTGGTCGTCTATTCCGCCTTCAGCGCCGCCGTGACCGGCGGCATCTGGACAAAGGTCGGCGCTTGGGACCTGTTGCTGCTGCTTGCACTGAGCGCGCTCCTCCTGGCCGTCGTGATGGGCGTCAACATGGGCGCGACGCGCCTCTTGCGCCTCCCGCGCGAAGACGCGATCGTGCTGTTCTTCTGCGGGTCGAAGAAGAGCCTGGTATCGGGCGTGCCCATGGCTGGCGCCTTGTTTCCGGCCGCGCAGGTCGGCTTGCTGATCCTGCCGCTGATGATTTTCCATCAATTGCAGCTTTTCCTGTGCGCCGCGCTCGCCGCACGTTTCCGACGACAGGGAGACGCTGCTGCTGCTGCGCGCCCGGCAGCGGCATCAAGGGTACCCCGCAGCGAAGCGGACATCCAGCGCGCTTCAGCGGCCATCGGCCTGCCGATCAATGCCGAATCCATGCCCGGCGTGGTCGCCAACATGGCATTGCTGGATCGTCACGCCGACACTCTCCTTGGGCTTCGCGAAGAGGTGAAGCCATGA
- a CDS encoding gamma-glutamyltransferase codes for MALATISGRNGMVTAPHHLASAAGLSVLRDGGNAAEACVAVAACLAVVYPHMTGIGGDGFWVIREPDGKVHAIHGCGGAAGKADLSLYAGLHAVPTRGPLAANTVAGTISGWAAALEGGTLPLARLLRDAIAHARAGVTVTAGGAGIAAAKGVELRGQPGAYAAIFEPEGRPLHQGDLLRQSALADTLERLSDEGLASFYNGALAADIAADLAALGSPVSTADLTAHRATRPDPLHVGIRGATLHNSAPPTQGFASLLILALFDRLHADAADGFDHVHGLVEATKQAFLIRDAHVGDPAFHDYDWQGLLDDPAALDALAARIDPARALPWPQPPQWGDTCWFGAADGEGRVVSCIQSTYFEFGSGLVLPRTGITWQNRGASFRLAGSGWNALKPGRKPFHTLNPALACFDDGRVMAYGTMGGEGQPQTQAALFTRYARYGVDLQEAVSAPRWLLGRTWGDQSTTFKLEEGFDDSLYANLAAAGHDVERVGPLTATMGHAGAIVRHGDGLLEGATDPRSDGAVATW; via the coding sequence ATGGCGCTGGCGACCATATCGGGCCGCAACGGCATGGTGACTGCGCCGCATCATCTGGCGAGCGCGGCGGGGCTGAGCGTGCTGCGCGATGGCGGCAACGCGGCGGAGGCGTGCGTCGCGGTCGCCGCTTGCCTGGCGGTGGTCTACCCGCACATGACCGGGATCGGCGGCGATGGCTTCTGGGTCATTCGCGAGCCGGACGGAAAGGTCCATGCGATCCATGGTTGCGGCGGCGCGGCGGGGAAGGCCGACCTGTCGCTCTATGCCGGGTTGCACGCGGTGCCAACGCGCGGGCCACTGGCGGCAAATACGGTGGCGGGGACGATTTCCGGCTGGGCGGCGGCGCTGGAGGGCGGCACGCTGCCGCTGGCGCGCCTGCTGCGCGATGCGATTGCCCATGCGCGAGCGGGCGTGACGGTCACGGCGGGCGGCGCGGGGATCGCAGCGGCCAAGGGCGTCGAGTTGCGCGGGCAACCCGGTGCCTATGCCGCGATCTTCGAGCCGGAAGGCCGACCGTTGCACCAGGGAGACCTGCTGCGCCAGTCGGCGCTGGCCGATACGCTTGAAAGACTCTCGGACGAGGGATTGGCGAGCTTCTACAATGGCGCGCTGGCGGCCGACATCGCCGCCGATCTGGCGGCGCTGGGTAGTCCCGTTTCCACTGCCGATCTCACCGCGCATCGGGCAACGCGGCCCGACCCGCTGCATGTCGGGATCAGGGGCGCGACCCTCCATAACAGCGCGCCGCCGACGCAGGGTTTTGCCTCGCTGCTGATCCTCGCCCTGTTCGACAGGCTGCACGCCGACGCCGCGGATGGCTTCGACCATGTCCATGGGCTGGTGGAGGCGACCAAGCAGGCCTTCCTGATCCGTGACGCGCATGTCGGCGACCCGGCCTTCCACGATTATGACTGGCAGGGATTGCTGGACGATCCCGCCGCGCTGGATGCGCTGGCGGCGCGGATCGATCCGGCCCGCGCCCTTCCATGGCCACAACCGCCGCAATGGGGCGATACCTGCTGGTTCGGGGCCGCCGATGGCGAGGGGCGCGTCGTGTCCTGCATCCAGTCCACCTATTTCGAGTTCGGATCGGGGCTGGTGCTACCGCGGACCGGCATCACGTGGCAGAATCGCGGAGCCAGCTTCCGGCTGGCGGGGAGCGGCTGGAACGCGCTCAAGCCCGGCCGCAAGCCCTTCCACACGCTGAACCCGGCGCTCGCCTGTTTCGATGACGGGCGGGTCATGGCCTATGGCACGATGGGCGGCGAGGGCCAGCCGCAGACGCAGGCCGCTTTGTTCACGCGCTACGCCCGCTATGGCGTCGACTTGCAGGAGGCTGTCAGCGCGCCGCGCTGGTTGCTGGGCCGGACATGGGGCGACCAGTCGACCACGTTCAAGCTGGAGGAGGGGTTCGACGACAGCCTTTACGCGAACCTCGCCGCCGCCGGTCATGATGTCGAGCGGGTCGGCCCGCTGACCGCGACCATGGGCCATGCCGGGGCAATCGTCCGCCATGGCGACGGGCTGCTGGAGGGCGCGACCGATCCGCGCAGCGACGGCGCTGTGGCGACATGGTGA
- a CDS encoding NCS2 family permease, with product MTQPHVADLQAPQERAGTLDRYFALSERGTSARTEVLAGITTFLTMAYIVLVNPAILGAAGMPVASVAAATCFAAAFASILMGLTANVPLALAPGMGLNAYFAFTVVGQMGVPWPVALGCVFLSGVAFLILTLTGVRQLIVAVIPTYLFAAVAGGIGLFIGFIGLKNAGIVGANPATFVALGDLKAPGAALALLGLLLIGTLSVWNVRGAMLIGIVATTIVGWLTGMVTISPEPYSLEALTGTAFQLDLPGVFGLTGSHGLGLLEILFVFLFVDLFDNIGTLVAVTKRAGLMDAAGRIPGLNRILTTDAIATIVGSMAGTSTVTSYVESAAGVQAGGRTGLTAVVTGILFLATMFVAPYAQLVPLAATAPALIIVGGLMLLPLTEVEWEDPMSAIPAFLTVALIPLTFSIANGLAFGITAHAALKALRGTATRKDWFLFLLAGLFVIRFVWMGAA from the coding sequence ATGACGCAGCCGCACGTCGCGGATCTACAAGCGCCACAGGAACGGGCGGGAACATTGGACCGCTATTTCGCGCTCAGCGAGCGGGGCACCTCCGCACGCACGGAGGTGCTGGCCGGGATCACCACCTTTCTCACCATGGCCTATATCGTGCTGGTCAATCCGGCGATTTTGGGCGCGGCGGGAATGCCGGTGGCGTCGGTCGCGGCGGCCACCTGCTTCGCTGCCGCCTTCGCCTCGATCCTGATGGGCCTGACCGCCAATGTCCCGCTGGCGCTGGCCCCGGGCATGGGGTTGAACGCCTATTTCGCCTTCACCGTCGTGGGGCAGATGGGGGTGCCCTGGCCAGTCGCGCTGGGCTGTGTCTTCCTCTCCGGCGTCGCCTTCCTCATCCTGACGCTGACCGGCGTGCGGCAGTTGATCGTCGCGGTCATCCCGACCTATCTGTTCGCGGCGGTCGCCGGCGGCATCGGCCTGTTCATCGGCTTCATCGGCCTGAAGAATGCGGGCATCGTAGGCGCCAATCCCGCGACCTTCGTGGCGCTGGGCGACCTGAAAGCCCCCGGCGCGGCGCTGGCGCTGCTGGGATTGCTGCTGATCGGCACATTGAGCGTGTGGAATGTGCGCGGCGCGATGCTGATCGGCATCGTCGCCACCACGATCGTCGGCTGGCTGACCGGCATGGTGACGATCAGCCCCGAACCCTATAGCCTGGAAGCGCTGACCGGCACCGCCTTTCAGCTGGACCTGCCCGGCGTGTTCGGGTTGACCGGCAGCCATGGCCTGGGCCTGCTCGAAATCCTCTTCGTCTTCCTGTTCGTCGACCTGTTCGACAATATCGGCACGCTGGTCGCGGTTACGAAGCGCGCGGGGCTGATGGATGCGGCCGGGCGCATACCCGGCCTCAACCGTATCCTGACGACGGACGCGATCGCCACCATCGTCGGGTCGATGGCGGGGACCAGCACCGTCACTTCCTATGTCGAGAGCGCGGCGGGTGTGCAGGCAGGCGGGCGCACGGGCCTCACCGCCGTCGTCACCGGCATCCTCTTCCTCGCCACCATGTTCGTCGCCCCCTACGCCCAGCTGGTGCCGCTCGCGGCGACCGCGCCCGCGCTCATCATCGTCGGTGGCCTGATGCTGTTGCCGCTGACGGAGGTGGAATGGGAAGACCCGATGTCGGCCATTCCCGCCTTCCTGACCGTCGCGCTGATTCCGCTGACCTTCTCGATCGCCAATGGCCTGGCCTTCGGCATCACCGCCCATGCCGCCTTGAAGGCGCTGCGCGGCACGGCGACGCGCAAGGACTGGTTCCTGTTCCTGCTCGCAGGGCTGTTCGTCATACGCTTCGTCTGGATGGGAGCAGCCTGA
- a CDS encoding MucR family transcriptional regulator, whose product MYHNQQMDDLHLMLWRAKGYPPPARVRSMAEEKPSDITSLTVQLLSAFVSNNSVPSESLADLIKSTRAALTEDTDKPTADGALPEHVPAVSVRKSLASADFILSLIDGKPYKTLKRHLATHGLTPAEYRERYNLPKTYPLVSKSYSEARRAVATRLGLGRKAAPASVDQVSDTSETVEIPAAKEAAPARVNKQPATSKRAPTATPSKTAPGSITANARPAPPKKREAKAKPSAATATTSSVVTEASSAAATGVDKVSAANRKKAQTAPETATNAASVAATKPPASSKLGRKRLSIPFGKAGTDQKAETPGTTKPKATPKNATARAKPASRTKSSKSALKAASSDAPEPGNGD is encoded by the coding sequence GTGTATCACAATCAACAAATGGACGATTTACATTTGATGCTGTGGCGCGCAAAAGGCTATCCTCCTCCGGCAAGGGTGCGCTCCATGGCAGAAGAAAAACCGTCCGATATCACGTCGCTTACCGTCCAGTTGCTCAGTGCTTTCGTCTCCAACAATTCTGTTCCCAGCGAAAGCCTTGCTGATCTCATCAAGTCGACGCGCGCTGCGTTGACGGAAGACACTGACAAGCCCACAGCCGATGGGGCACTGCCCGAACATGTGCCCGCCGTTTCAGTGCGCAAGAGCCTTGCTTCCGCTGACTTCATCCTCAGCTTGATCGACGGCAAGCCATACAAGACGTTGAAGCGTCACCTAGCAACCCATGGGCTGACACCTGCCGAGTATCGCGAGCGCTATAATCTGCCCAAAACCTATCCGCTTGTATCGAAGAGTTACTCGGAAGCACGGCGCGCGGTGGCCACGCGACTGGGCCTGGGCAGGAAGGCCGCGCCCGCGTCAGTCGATCAGGTCAGCGACACCTCAGAGACGGTCGAGATTCCAGCCGCAAAGGAAGCGGCGCCTGCCCGGGTGAATAAGCAACCTGCCACGTCCAAGCGCGCCCCGACAGCGACACCTTCCAAGACCGCACCCGGATCAATAACGGCAAACGCCAGGCCCGCTCCTCCCAAGAAGCGAGAAGCCAAAGCCAAGCCATCTGCCGCCACGGCAACAACCTCCTCTGTCGTAACGGAGGCGTCTTCAGCGGCGGCGACCGGCGTCGACAAAGTGTCGGCCGCCAATCGGAAAAAGGCGCAGACGGCGCCCGAAACGGCAACGAACGCCGCCTCCGTCGCCGCAACAAAGCCGCCGGCTTCGAGTAAGCTCGGCCGCAAGCGGCTTTCCATCCCGTTTGGCAAAGCGGGGACGGACCAGAAAGCGGAGACGCCCGGAACCACGAAGCCCAAAGCCACGCCCAAGAACGCCACCGCAAGGGCAAAGCCCGCGTCCAGGACAAAATCCTCGAAGTCGGCGCTCAAAGCGGCCAGCAGCGACGCGCCCGAGCCGGGCAACGGGGACTGA
- a CDS encoding AtzE family amidohydrolase: MMEAVAIAQAVRSGRVSAAQVLEQCLSALAEREAPLCAVTRTLPDRARKDAARVDAVIAAGRDPGPLAGVPYGVKDLFDIAGLPTTAGSRLYADAPPATGDAEAVRRLHAAGAVLVATLNMDEFAYGFATINARHGTTRNPHDVRRLAGGSSGGSAAAVAAGLLPFSLGSDTNGSIRVPASLTGLYGFKPTHGDLPMAGVFPFADSFDDIGPFTRSLADMILIWEVLSGRSAAVCGDTPLRIARLGGRFAENVDPDQVAAMTAIAPDAPVVVLPDIARARSAAFLITACEGGRLHRAALARDAMAFDPQVRDRLTAGALLPEGLYEEAQAFRARLRATLLDLIAPHDVLIAPATPCTAPPVDDPRILIDGAMTPARADLGIHTQPISFIGFPSLSIPLYRPGRLPLGLQLIGKPGGEPALFRLAAMLEQQGITGVTRPERAYSGDIA; the protein is encoded by the coding sequence ATGATGGAAGCCGTCGCGATTGCCCAGGCCGTGCGCAGCGGTCGCGTGTCGGCCGCGCAGGTACTGGAACAATGCCTGTCGGCACTGGCGGAGCGGGAAGCTCCGCTATGCGCAGTGACCCGAACATTGCCGGACCGTGCCCGGAAGGATGCGGCGCGGGTTGACGCCGTCATCGCCGCAGGACGCGATCCAGGACCGCTGGCTGGCGTCCCCTATGGCGTCAAGGATCTGTTCGACATCGCCGGCCTGCCGACCACCGCCGGGTCCCGCCTCTATGCCGATGCACCGCCGGCCACTGGCGACGCCGAAGCCGTCAGGCGGCTGCACGCCGCCGGCGCGGTGCTGGTGGCGACGCTCAACATGGACGAGTTCGCCTATGGCTTCGCGACGATCAACGCGCGCCACGGCACGACGCGCAACCCGCATGATGTGCGCCGCCTCGCTGGCGGATCATCGGGCGGGTCAGCCGCCGCAGTCGCGGCCGGCCTTCTTCCCTTCTCGCTCGGGTCCGACACCAATGGGTCGATCCGCGTACCGGCCAGCCTGACCGGCCTCTATGGCTTCAAGCCCACGCATGGCGACCTGCCGATGGCCGGCGTCTTTCCGTTCGCCGACAGTTTCGACGATATCGGCCCCTTCACCCGATCGCTGGCCGACATGATCCTTATCTGGGAGGTGCTGAGCGGCCGATCCGCCGCCGTCTGCGGGGACACGCCGCTGCGTATCGCCCGGCTGGGCGGTCGCTTTGCGGAGAATGTCGATCCCGATCAGGTCGCCGCGATGACGGCGATCGCACCCGACGCCCCGGTCGTCGTGCTGCCCGACATCGCCCGCGCCCGCTCCGCCGCCTTCCTCATCACCGCCTGCGAAGGCGGACGGCTGCATCGCGCGGCGCTGGCGCGGGACGCCATGGCGTTCGATCCACAGGTGCGCGACCGGCTGACAGCCGGCGCGCTGCTGCCGGAAGGCTTGTACGAAGAGGCACAGGCATTCCGAGCCCGCCTCCGCGCGACGCTACTCGACCTGATCGCCCCCCATGACGTGCTGATCGCGCCCGCCACACCCTGCACCGCCCCCCCGGTCGACGATCCCCGCATCCTGATCGACGGCGCGATGACGCCGGCGCGCGCCGACCTTGGCATCCATACGCAGCCGATCAGCTTCATCGGCTTCCCTTCGCTCAGCATTCCGCTCTATCGTCCCGGACGGCTGCCATTGGGACTGCAACTGATCGGCAAACCAGGCGGCGAGCCGGCATTGTTCCGGCTGGCCGCCATGCTGGAGCAACAGGGAATTACCGGCGTAACAAGGCCGGAGCGCGCATATTCGGGGGACATTGCATGA
- the puuE gene encoding allantoinase PuuE, with translation MTPPRDLIGYGATPPDPRWPGGARVAVQFVVNYEEGAENSVLNGDKGSEAFLSEMVGAQSHPDRAMAMESLYEYGSRAGFWRLHRMFTEHGLPVTVFGVANAMAMNPAAVEAMLAADWEIASHGLKWIDYQTVPEDVERAHIAQAIALHTCLTGGRPLGWYQGRTSPNTARLVREEGGFVYDADSYADDLPYYSEGQLIVPYTLDANDMKMVAYNGFTEGEQFFRYLRDTFDQLREEGGRMMSVGLHGRIAGRPARARALARFLDHVIDSGDAWVARRIDIARHWMEVHPA, from the coding sequence ATGACCCCGCCCCGCGACCTGATCGGCTATGGCGCCACCCCGCCCGATCCGCGCTGGCCTGGCGGGGCGCGGGTCGCCGTGCAGTTCGTCGTCAACTATGAGGAGGGTGCGGAAAACAGCGTCCTTAACGGCGACAAGGGGTCCGAAGCCTTCCTGTCCGAAATGGTCGGCGCGCAGAGCCATCCCGACCGGGCGATGGCGATGGAGAGCCTTTATGAATATGGCAGCCGCGCCGGCTTCTGGCGGCTTCATCGGATGTTTACCGAGCACGGCCTGCCCGTCACGGTCTTCGGCGTGGCCAATGCGATGGCCATGAACCCGGCGGCCGTCGAAGCAATGCTGGCGGCCGATTGGGAAATCGCCAGTCACGGCCTCAAATGGATCGACTATCAAACGGTGCCCGAAGACGTGGAGCGGGCGCATATCGCGCAGGCCATCGCGCTGCACACCTGCCTGACCGGCGGCCGGCCCTTGGGCTGGTATCAGGGCCGCACATCGCCCAACACAGCCCGGCTGGTGCGGGAAGAAGGCGGCTTCGTCTATGATGCGGACAGCTATGCCGACGACTTGCCTTATTATAGCGAAGGCCAGCTGATCGTCCCCTATACGCTCGACGCCAACGACATGAAGATGGTCGCCTATAACGGCTTTACCGAGGGCGAGCAGTTCTTCCGCTATCTGCGCGACACGTTCGACCAGCTCCGTGAGGAAGGCGGGCGGATGATGTCGGTCGGCCTGCATGGCCGCATCGCCGGCCGCCCAGCCCGCGCCCGCGCGCTGGCCCGCTTCCTCGATCATGTGATCGACAGCGGTGACGCCTGGGTAGCGCGCCGCATCGACATCGCCCGCCACTGGATGGAGGTTCACCCCGCATGA
- a CDS encoding allantoate amidohydrolase yields the protein MVSGGARAVARCDALGVPPYSDMAGGLYRGYLTPAYAAAQAALGGWMEEAGMAVYLDPAANLVGRYEGTDPSASALLIGSHLDSVRNAGRYDGPLGIMLGVESVDALRRAGKRMPFPIEVIAFGDEEGSRFPAAMLTSRAVAGTLEAAALDLTDGDGVALADAGVDVGTYLSAARTPGSTLAYLEAHIEQGPVLEAQGLALGTVTGIAAQLRYQVTLMGTAGHAGTTSMPLRRDALAGAAEAMLAVEALAREDSSDLVATVGRIDALPGAANVIPGEVRFTLDIRSGDQSRRDRTAENILDAITSIADRRGLDFAATLVHDLPASPCDPQLMDLMDAAIAGTGQPAFRLVSGAGHDAMVMAALCPTAMLFIRCKDGISHNPAEHVDPADAQAALQVMLGFIGKLGETFVAA from the coding sequence ATGGTGAGCGGCGGCGCGAGAGCAGTGGCGCGCTGCGACGCGCTGGGCGTGCCCCCCTATAGCGACATGGCGGGCGGCCTGTATCGCGGCTATCTGACCCCGGCCTACGCAGCGGCGCAGGCGGCGCTGGGCGGATGGATGGAAGAGGCCGGGATGGCCGTGTATTTGGACCCCGCCGCCAATCTCGTCGGCCGATATGAGGGGACCGATCCTTCGGCCTCCGCCCTGCTGATTGGCAGCCATCTCGACAGCGTGCGCAATGCCGGGCGATATGACGGGCCATTGGGGATCATGCTGGGTGTTGAGTCAGTTGACGCATTGCGTCGCGCCGGAAAGCGGATGCCCTTTCCGATCGAGGTCATCGCTTTCGGCGACGAGGAAGGGTCGCGCTTTCCCGCCGCCATGCTGACCAGCCGGGCGGTGGCCGGGACGCTGGAAGCGGCGGCGCTGGATCTGACGGACGGCGATGGCGTCGCGCTTGCGGATGCAGGCGTCGATGTCGGCACCTATCTCTCCGCCGCCCGCACGCCCGGTTCCACGCTGGCCTATCTGGAAGCGCATATCGAACAGGGTCCGGTGCTGGAGGCGCAGGGGCTGGCGCTCGGCACCGTCACTGGCATCGCGGCGCAATTGCGCTATCAGGTGACGCTCATGGGCACGGCCGGCCATGCCGGCACCACGTCGATGCCGTTGCGCCGAGACGCGCTGGCCGGGGCGGCGGAGGCGATGCTTGCAGTGGAGGCGCTCGCGCGCGAGGACAGTTCGGACCTTGTCGCCACGGTGGGACGGATCGACGCGCTGCCGGGTGCGGCCAATGTCATTCCTGGCGAGGTCCGCTTTACGCTCGATATCCGGTCGGGGGACCAGTCCCGGCGTGATCGCACGGCAGAGAATATCCTCGATGCCATAACCAGCATCGCGGACCGGCGCGGACTGGATTTCGCAGCGACGCTGGTCCACGACCTGCCCGCCAGTCCCTGTGATCCGCAACTCATGGACCTGATGGACGCAGCCATCGCCGGCACCGGACAGCCAGCCTTCCGCCTGGTATCGGGCGCCGGGCATGATGCGATGGTGATGGCGGCGCTCTGCCCGACCGCGATGCTGTTCATCCGCTGCAAGGACGGGATCAGCCACAATCCGGCCGAACATGTCGATCCCGCTGATGCGCAAGCCGCGTTGCAGGTTATGCTGGGCTTCATCGGAAAACTGGGAGAGACTTTTGTCGCCGCTTGA
- a CDS encoding 5'-methylthioadenosine/S-adenosylhomocysteine nucleosidase encodes MRLFALALLALVLSSPALARKADSTPRTVVMTAFLPEWDALVKSVEKPRRHQINGMTFLTGKMAGKPVLLMQSGVSMVNAAMNTQLVLDRFNVRRIVFSGIAGGVDPGLSIGDVIVPQDWAQYLEVSFARQTGEGWKAPETVDANAPANWGMMFPRGVRIGNATEPVKRHYSFSVDPAMLELAQKVASDVKLERCVQNEGARPACLPHDPKIVVGGTGVSAGVFADNAEFRDYLGSAWKARVLDMESAAVAQVAYANGVPAIVFRSLSDLAGGDAGENQMVAFMALASVNSAHVVRAFVAALPD; translated from the coding sequence ATGCGCCTCTTCGCCCTCGCCCTGCTGGCGCTCGTCCTCTCCTCCCCGGCGCTCGCGCGCAAGGCGGACAGCACGCCGCGCACCGTGGTCATGACCGCCTTCCTCCCCGAATGGGACGCGCTGGTGAAGTCGGTCGAAAAGCCTAGGCGGCATCAGATCAACGGCATGACCTTCCTGACCGGCAAGATGGCGGGGAAGCCGGTACTGCTGATGCAAAGCGGCGTCAGCATGGTTAACGCCGCGATGAACACGCAGTTGGTGCTGGACCGTTTCAATGTGCGGCGCATCGTCTTTTCCGGCATTGCCGGCGGGGTCGATCCCGGCCTGTCGATCGGCGACGTCATCGTGCCGCAGGACTGGGCGCAATATCTGGAGGTGTCCTTCGCCCGCCAGACCGGCGAGGGATGGAAGGCCCCGGAGACGGTCGATGCCAACGCACCCGCCAACTGGGGCATGATGTTCCCGCGCGGCGTGCGCATCGGCAATGCGACCGAGCCGGTGAAGCGCCATTACAGCTTCAGCGTCGATCCCGCGATGCTCGAACTGGCGCAGAAAGTGGCGAGCGATGTCAAGCTGGAGCGCTGCGTCCAGAATGAGGGCGCGCGCCCCGCCTGCCTGCCGCATGATCCCAAGATCGTCGTCGGCGGCACCGGGGTTTCGGCGGGCGTCTTCGCCGACAATGCCGAGTTCCGCGATTATCTGGGCAGCGCATGGAAGGCGCGGGTGCTGGACATGGAAAGCGCGGCGGTGGCCCAGGTCGCCTATGCCAATGGCGTACCGGCGATCGTTTTTCGCAGCCTCTCCGATCTTGCCGGCGGCGACGCGGGCGAGAACCAGATGGTCGCCTTCATGGCATTGGCCTCGGTCAACAGCGCGCATGTCGTGCGCGCCTTCGTCGCGGCGTTGCCTGACTGA
- a CDS encoding alanine--glyoxylate aminotransferase family protein, translating to MSPLDAPLTSGLFGEIDPPQRLLMGPGPVNAHPRVLRAMSADLLGQFDPEMTGYMNQVMALYRPIFGTQNQWTMLVDGTARAGIEAALVSIVAPGDTVLVVNFGRFGLLLQEILGRIGAAIERVDVPWGETVPLDAIAAAIGRVQPRVVATIHGDTSTTMAQPLDGLGDLCAAAGALLYVDATATIGGMELAADRWGADIVTGGLQKCLGGPSGSAPITISNKAAALIQGRKHVEAGIRRDDIIDGAGPRIGSNYFDLAMIMDYWSDKRLNHHTEATSMLYAARECARIMLGEGLEARYARHAAAGRAMTTGLRAMGLTVFGDDAHRMTNVTGVFIPQGVDGERVRTMMREAFEIEIGTAFGPLQGRIWRIGAMGYNAMRHKVLITLGALEACLRREGLALPAGEAVTAAMEAWDA from the coding sequence TTGTCGCCGCTTGATGCACCTCTGACTTCCGGCCTCTTCGGCGAGATCGACCCGCCCCAGCGGCTGCTGATGGGGCCGGGGCCGGTCAACGCCCATCCCCGCGTGCTGCGCGCCATGTCGGCCGACCTGCTGGGCCAGTTCGACCCGGAAATGACCGGCTATATGAACCAGGTCATGGCGCTCTATCGCCCGATCTTCGGCACGCAGAACCAGTGGACGATGCTGGTCGATGGCACCGCGCGCGCCGGGATCGAAGCAGCGCTGGTCAGCATCGTCGCGCCGGGCGACACCGTGCTGGTGGTCAATTTCGGCCGGTTCGGCCTGTTGCTCCAGGAGATTCTCGGCCGCATCGGCGCGGCAATCGAGAGGGTGGATGTGCCCTGGGGCGAAACCGTGCCCCTCGACGCCATTGCCGCAGCGATCGGACGGGTGCAGCCCAGGGTCGTCGCGACCATCCATGGCGATACCTCCACCACCATGGCGCAGCCGCTCGATGGGCTGGGCGATCTGTGCGCGGCGGCGGGGGCTTTGCTCTATGTCGATGCGACCGCGACGATCGGCGGAATGGAATTGGCGGCCGACCGCTGGGGCGCCGACATCGTCACCGGCGGCTTGCAGAAGTGCCTGGGCGGGCCTTCCGGGTCCGCGCCGATCACCATTTCCAACAAGGCTGCGGCGCTGATCCAGGGGCGCAAGCATGTCGAGGCGGGCATAAGGCGGGACGACATCATCGATGGCGCAGGGCCGCGCATCGGCTCCAACTATTTCGACCTCGCCATGATCATGGATTACTGGAGCGACAAGCGCCTCAACCATCATACCGAAGCGACCTCGATGCTCTATGCCGCGCGGGAATGTGCGCGGATCATGCTGGGGGAAGGGCTGGAGGCGCGCTACGCCCGCCATGCCGCTGCCGGCCGCGCGATGACGACCGGGCTGCGCGCCATGGGCCTCACCGTCTTCGGCGACGATGCCCATCGCATGACCAATGTGACGGGCGTGTTCATCCCGCAGGGCGTCGATGGCGAGCGGGTTCGCACGATGATGCGGGAGGCGTTCGAGATCGAGATCGGCACCGCCTTCGGCCCGCTCCAGGGGCGTATCTGGCGGATCGGCGCGATGGGTTATAATGCGATGCGGCACAAGGTGCTGATTACGCTGGGCGCGCTGGAGGCGTGCCTGCGGCGCGAGGGGCTCGCCCTGCCCGCAGGCGAAGCGGTGACGGCGGCGATGGAGGCATGGGACGCATGA